A stretch of the Streptomyces sp. NBC_00078 genome encodes the following:
- a CDS encoding beta-glucosidase, which yields MTDTVSRRSALRLLGGAIAVATAATSGLTSPAHALDRPEAGAGPRVEGLIARLTLDEKISLLHGATDPDSLGQAGYVPPVERLGIPRLRLADGPAGVRIAQHATALPAPVLLASAFDPELARRYGQVIGREGRALGQDVLLSPMVNLVRTPYAGRNFETFSEDPLLSSDLVAAEIGGIQGEGLIATVKHYAMNNQEQDRMSIDVRVDEQTMHEIELRGFEAAVAAETGAVMGAYNKVNGTFACENKTLLTDILRDQWGFEGWVMTDWFAAHSTVAAITAGLDMEMPDGAHFGAALKSAVQNGSVPERCLDRSVRRILSVMDRFGLLDGSAPPRPDRDAPAGAAVAREVAEAGATLLRNEHRTLPLAEGAGVAVIGPTGALPFVSGGGSAHVVPDHADSPLDVIKSRAGKVTYALGEDLFGKPIPASALSPALDSEGRRVDAGKVWTYDGTLTVPGAEEWTFVLHFSSAPTARPKVLLDGTELFPQAPGYGEFFTGGLVSAAPDGLSVRRRTLTLAKGAHSLRITAQGGADGLLFRLRRSTGATRAQDVTEAVAAARAAQNVVLFAYEDATEGLDRATIALPGHQEQLIEAVTAANPRTTVVLNTSSSTSMPWLRRTGAVLQMYYPGQEGAAATAAVLFGDRDPGGRLTQSFPADDDHHPVAGDPRSYPGVDGTEEYSEGIHAGYRWYDAEGVRPLFPFGHGLSYTSFSYEDVRARWTRRGLVVSFGVRNTGRREGVAVPQVYVGASPRLRLDQAVRVLGGYRRLTLRPGERSRVEVEVAARTLSSWDPKRHHWVLGTGRRPVWVGASSRDLRLRTHVEVGS from the coding sequence ATGACCGACACTGTCTCCCGGAGATCCGCGCTGCGACTGCTGGGCGGCGCGATAGCCGTCGCCACGGCGGCCACCAGCGGTCTCACGTCCCCCGCGCACGCGCTGGACAGACCCGAGGCGGGGGCCGGCCCCCGCGTCGAAGGCCTCATCGCCCGGCTCACCCTCGACGAGAAGATCTCCCTCCTGCACGGCGCCACCGACCCGGACTCGCTCGGCCAGGCGGGCTACGTCCCCCCGGTCGAGCGCCTCGGCATTCCCCGGCTCCGACTCGCCGACGGGCCCGCCGGTGTCCGTATCGCCCAGCACGCCACCGCCCTGCCCGCCCCCGTCCTGCTTGCCTCCGCCTTCGACCCCGAGCTGGCCCGCCGCTACGGACAGGTCATCGGACGCGAGGGCCGCGCTCTGGGCCAGGACGTCCTGCTCTCCCCGATGGTCAACCTCGTCCGCACCCCGTACGCGGGCCGCAACTTCGAGACCTTCAGCGAGGATCCGCTGCTCTCCTCCGACCTGGTCGCCGCGGAGATCGGCGGCATCCAGGGCGAGGGCCTGATCGCCACCGTCAAGCACTACGCGATGAACAACCAGGAGCAGGACCGCATGTCGATCGACGTGCGGGTCGACGAGCAGACCATGCACGAGATCGAACTGCGCGGCTTCGAGGCGGCCGTCGCGGCCGAAACCGGCGCGGTGATGGGCGCCTACAACAAGGTCAACGGCACGTTCGCGTGCGAGAACAAGACCCTGCTCACGGACATCCTGCGCGACCAGTGGGGCTTCGAGGGCTGGGTGATGACCGACTGGTTCGCCGCGCACAGCACCGTCGCGGCGATCACCGCCGGTCTCGACATGGAGATGCCCGACGGCGCCCATTTCGGTGCGGCGCTCAAGTCGGCCGTGCAGAACGGCAGCGTGCCCGAGCGTTGTCTCGACCGTTCCGTGCGCCGGATCCTCTCCGTCATGGACCGCTTCGGGCTGCTCGACGGCAGCGCCCCGCCGCGCCCGGACCGTGACGCACCGGCCGGCGCGGCCGTGGCCCGGGAGGTCGCCGAGGCGGGCGCCACCCTGCTGCGCAACGAGCACCGCACCCTGCCCCTGGCCGAGGGCGCCGGCGTCGCGGTGATCGGCCCGACCGGCGCCCTGCCCTTCGTCAGCGGCGGCGGAAGTGCGCACGTCGTGCCGGACCACGCCGACAGCCCGCTGGACGTCATCAAGTCCCGTGCCGGGAAAGTGACGTACGCACTCGGCGAGGACCTGTTCGGCAAGCCGATCCCGGCGTCCGCGCTGAGCCCCGCCCTCGACAGCGAGGGCCGCCGGGTCGATGCCGGCAAGGTCTGGACGTACGACGGGACGCTCACCGTCCCCGGCGCCGAGGAGTGGACGTTCGTCCTGCACTTCTCGTCCGCGCCCACCGCGCGCCCCAAGGTGCTCCTGGACGGCACGGAGTTGTTCCCGCAGGCGCCCGGATACGGCGAGTTCTTCACGGGAGGGCTCGTCTCGGCGGCCCCCGACGGGCTCTCCGTGCGCCGCAGGACCCTGACGCTCGCCAAGGGCGCCCATTCGCTGCGGATCACCGCGCAAGGAGGGGCCGACGGCCTGCTCTTCCGGCTGCGGCGGAGCACCGGCGCGACCCGGGCGCAGGACGTCACGGAGGCCGTCGCCGCCGCACGGGCCGCGCAGAACGTGGTGCTGTTCGCCTACGAGGACGCGACCGAGGGCCTGGACCGGGCCACGATCGCCCTTCCAGGCCACCAGGAGCAGCTGATCGAGGCCGTCACGGCGGCCAACCCGCGCACCACCGTCGTCCTCAACACCTCGTCCTCGACGTCGATGCCCTGGCTGAGGCGCACGGGTGCCGTGCTCCAGATGTACTACCCGGGCCAGGAGGGCGCGGCCGCCACCGCCGCCGTCCTGTTCGGCGACCGTGACCCCGGCGGCCGTCTCACCCAGTCCTTCCCGGCCGACGACGACCACCACCCCGTGGCCGGCGACCCCCGCAGCTACCCGGGCGTGGACGGCACCGAGGAGTACTCGGAAGGCATCCATGCCGGCTACCGCTGGTACGACGCCGAGGGCGTCCGGCCGCTGTTCCCCTTCGGGCACGGACTGTCGTACACCTCCTTCTCGTACGAGGACGTGCGGGCGCGATGGACACGGCGCGGCCTGGTGGTGTCCTTCGGCGTCCGCAACACGGGGCGACGCGAGGGCGTGGCCGTGCCGCAGGTGTACGTCGGGGCCTCGCCACGGCTCCGACTCGACCAGGCGGTAAGGGTGTTGGGAGGCTATCGGCGGCTGACCCTGCGTCCGGGGGAGCGGAGTCGGGTCGAGGTGGAAGTCGCCGCGCGCACCCTGTCCTCATGGGATCCGAAACGTCACCACTGGGTGCTCGGGACGGGCCGCCGCCCCGTGTGGGTCGGAGCGTCCTCGCGTGATCTGCGTCTGCGGACGCATGTGGAGGTGGGCTCGTGA
- a CDS encoding RICIN domain-containing protein gives MQSPYPPRPPYPPRPGSGPAESDRHLVAQLGQGAEGARAGALLLARHWRATYDYAVICVASGPSPADMAAAAAFHRILGRPAGGALRPQLLAAVRDTVKEWASDDGISVLLPELRKPTGGRGLRAARSGTSERRKLAERAFRALPGASQCLLWHTEVEAEPITVPAGLLGVDAPTASAALEQAREQFRVGCVHAHRELAPGKECRFYNRLLDVPIRRGGALLPDVQQHLMECRYCRHAAEQLSHFEGGLEVLLAETVLGWGARRYLDSRPGRGGDQAPGRGAARSGSGGRHRPVPTQRHTKAVVVGVGVAAAALLATVLVTKGWSDDNGVPDPRATWGAQSSSSLQPSRSAGDASSAGSPLPASVRQPVEIGRGRLRNAESGLCLDVVGGRADSGAAAVLAACSSAGSQQWSYQGDGLLRSGVDPTLCLDSDAQRHLVDLASCLAHGGEVRYDLTVRGELLLRGGKGLLVAPGKGTHVVVGARDGSARQRWVLETADDAAGLTENKGGPGDGGRAATEGSPGGTPKAPGARPQPRLQKSEDGLGEHDEERFAQVRSETTPSARTAPLGEVRTLPARVLGAATSVANRVTTTTPGTLKTLSTLGTAGTAGTAGTAGTAGTSDMSGS, from the coding sequence GTGCAATCCCCCTACCCCCCACGTCCGCCGTACCCGCCACGCCCCGGATCGGGCCCCGCCGAGTCCGACCGCCATCTCGTCGCGCAGCTTGGTCAGGGTGCCGAGGGCGCCCGGGCGGGAGCGTTGCTGCTGGCCCGGCATTGGCGGGCGACGTATGACTACGCCGTCATCTGCGTTGCCTCCGGGCCGAGCCCGGCCGACATGGCCGCTGCCGCGGCGTTCCACCGGATCCTCGGACGGCCGGCCGGCGGCGCCCTGCGGCCGCAGCTCCTGGCGGCCGTACGGGACACGGTCAAGGAGTGGGCATCGGACGACGGAATTTCCGTTCTCCTGCCGGAACTCCGCAAACCGACCGGCGGACGAGGACTGCGTGCCGCACGGTCCGGGACGTCGGAAAGGCGGAAACTCGCCGAGCGGGCATTCCGGGCCCTTCCGGGAGCTTCTCAATGCCTGCTGTGGCACACCGAGGTCGAGGCTGAACCCATAACCGTACCGGCTGGTCTGTTGGGGGTGGACGCGCCCACCGCGTCGGCCGCACTGGAGCAAGCGCGCGAGCAATTCCGGGTTGGCTGCGTGCACGCCCACCGGGAACTCGCGCCCGGCAAGGAATGCCGCTTCTACAACCGTCTCCTCGATGTCCCGATACGCCGGGGTGGCGCCCTGCTCCCCGATGTCCAGCAGCACCTGATGGAGTGCCGCTACTGCCGTCACGCCGCCGAACAGCTCAGCCATTTCGAGGGCGGCCTGGAGGTGCTGCTCGCGGAGACCGTGCTCGGCTGGGGCGCCCGGCGCTATCTCGACTCCCGCCCCGGCCGCGGCGGAGACCAGGCGCCGGGGCGCGGCGCCGCACGTTCCGGGAGCGGCGGACGACACCGCCCGGTACCGACGCAGCGACACACCAAGGCCGTCGTTGTGGGTGTCGGCGTGGCGGCCGCCGCACTGCTCGCCACCGTCCTCGTCACCAAGGGCTGGTCCGACGACAACGGTGTCCCGGATCCCCGGGCCACCTGGGGGGCACAGAGCAGCAGTTCCCTGCAGCCGTCGCGCTCCGCGGGCGACGCCTCGTCGGCCGGTTCCCCCTTGCCCGCCTCCGTGCGACAGCCCGTCGAGATCGGACGCGGCAGGCTCCGCAACGCGGAGAGCGGCCTCTGCCTCGACGTCGTCGGCGGCCGGGCCGACTCCGGTGCCGCGGCCGTGCTGGCGGCATGCTCCTCCGCCGGGTCGCAGCAGTGGTCGTACCAGGGCGACGGTCTGCTGCGCAGCGGCGTCGACCCCACGCTGTGCCTCGACTCCGACGCCCAAAGACACCTGGTGGACCTGGCATCCTGCCTGGCGCACGGGGGAGAGGTGCGCTACGACCTCACGGTCCGCGGGGAGCTTCTGCTGCGCGGCGGCAAGGGGCTGCTCGTCGCGCCGGGCAAGGGGACGCACGTCGTCGTCGGCGCGCGGGACGGTTCCGCCCGGCAGCGGTGGGTGCTGGAAACCGCGGACGACGCCGCCGGGCTCACGGAGAACAAGGGCGGACCGGGGGACGGCGGTCGCGCGGCGACGGAGGGCTCTCCCGGCGGTACGCCGAAGGCGCCGGGTGCCCGGCCCCAGCCCCGGCTGCAGAAGTCCGAGGACGGGCTGGGTGAGCACGACGAGGAGCGGTTCGCGCAGGTCCGCAGCGAAACGACGCCTTCCGCACGGACCGCGCCTCTGGGCGAGGTGCGCACTCTTCCCGCTCGCGTCCTGGGTGCGGCCACCTCCGTGGCGAACAGGGTCACAACGACCACACCAGGCACTTTGAAGACCTTGAGCACCTTGGGCACGGCAGGCACGGCAGGCACGGCAGGCACGGCAGGCACGGCAGGCACGTCGGACATGTCGGGCTCATAG
- a CDS encoding DUF4442 domain-containing protein, translated as MSADQMSIGEMLAATVPMARTLNLEFLETTPDKAVLALPDQSEYHNHVGGPHAGAMFTLGESASGAIVLAAFGEHLARAVPLAVSAEIAYRKLAMGVVTATATLGRPAADVVAELDAGARPEFPVEIEIRRADGAVTGEMTVVWTLRPHG; from the coding sequence ATGAGCGCAGACCAGATGTCGATCGGTGAGATGCTCGCCGCCACGGTGCCCATGGCCCGAACCCTGAATCTCGAGTTCTTGGAGACCACGCCGGACAAGGCGGTGCTGGCCCTGCCGGACCAGAGCGAGTACCACAACCACGTGGGCGGGCCGCACGCCGGCGCGATGTTCACGCTCGGGGAGTCCGCGAGCGGAGCGATCGTGCTGGCCGCGTTCGGGGAGCACCTTGCGCGGGCCGTGCCGCTCGCCGTGAGTGCCGAGATCGCTTACCGGAAGCTGGCGATGGGAGTGGTCACGGCCACCGCCACCCTCGGCCGCCCGGCCGCGGACGTCGTCGCGGAACTGGATGCGGGAGCGCGCCCCGAGTTCCCGGTGGAGATCGAGATCCGCCGCGCCGACGGCGCCGTCACGGGTGAGATGACGGTTGTCTGGACGCTGCGTCCCCACGGCTGA
- a CDS encoding spermidine synthase yields the protein MDEPIPVTRDVDHGTAKLMPDVDRKRAWLLTVDGAPQSYVDLDEPAHLEFEYARRLGHVLDTVAEPGRPLDVLHLGGGALTLPRYLAATRPGSRQDVVEADRALLELVVEHLPLPDDAAIAVHTADARAWLEAAPTASADVLVADVFGGSRVPAHLTSLTYAHEAGRVLREGGVYLANLADATPFAFLRSQLATFGAVFQELVLIAEPGVLRGRRFGNAVLVAAHHPVDTLALARLTAADAFPARVEYGAGIRDFIAGARPVGDENAVPSPEPPDGAFGIG from the coding sequence GTGGACGAGCCGATACCCGTGACCCGAGATGTCGATCACGGCACTGCCAAGCTGATGCCCGACGTGGATCGGAAGCGCGCCTGGCTGCTGACGGTCGACGGGGCGCCGCAGTCGTATGTGGACCTGGACGAACCTGCGCATCTGGAGTTCGAGTACGCGCGGCGGCTCGGGCATGTTCTGGACACCGTCGCTGAGCCGGGGCGCCCGCTGGACGTACTGCACCTCGGCGGGGGCGCGCTCACCCTGCCCCGCTATCTGGCCGCGACCCGGCCCGGCTCGCGGCAGGACGTCGTCGAGGCGGACCGCGCCTTGCTGGAGCTGGTCGTGGAGCACCTGCCGCTCCCGGACGACGCCGCCATCGCCGTGCACACCGCCGACGCCCGCGCCTGGCTGGAAGCGGCCCCCACGGCCTCAGCGGACGTGCTCGTCGCCGACGTCTTCGGCGGCTCCCGCGTCCCGGCGCACCTCACGTCCCTGACCTACGCGCACGAGGCCGGCCGCGTACTGCGCGAGGGGGGCGTCTACCTGGCCAACCTCGCCGACGCCACCCCCTTCGCCTTCCTCCGCTCCCAACTCGCCACCTTCGGCGCGGTGTTCCAGGAGCTGGTGCTGATCGCCGAACCGGGCGTCCTGCGCGGACGACGTTTCGGCAACGCAGTGCTCGTCGCCGCACACCACCCCGTCGACACACTCGCCCTGGCCCGGCTCACGGCAGCCGACGCCTTCCCTGCGCGGGTCGAGTACGGGGCGGGAATACGGGACTTCATCGCCGGCGCGCGACCGGTAGGTGACGAGAACGCCGTACCCTCACCCGAGCCCCCCGACGGGGCGTTCGGCATCGGCTGA
- the tuf gene encoding elongation factor Tu: protein MPKTAYVRTKPHLNIGTMGHVDHGKTTLTAAITKVLAERGTGTFVPFDRIDRAPEEAARGITINIAHVEYETDTRHYAHVDMPGHADYVKNMVTGAAQLDGAILVVSAVDGIMPQTAEHVLLARQVGVDHIVVALNKADAGDEELTDLVELEVRELLTSQGYGGDAVPVVRVSGLKALEGDPRWTASIEALLDAVDTYVPMPERYLDAPFLLPVENVLTITGRGTVVTGAVERGVVRVGDRVEVLGAGLESVVTGLETFGKPMDEAQAGDNVALLLRGVPRDAVRRGHVVAAPGSVAPSRRFSARVYVLSTREGGRTTPVSTGYRPQFYIRTADVVGDVDLGEAAVARPGDTVTMTVELGRDVPLEPGLGFAIREGGRTVGAGTVTVVG, encoded by the coding sequence ATGCCCAAGACGGCATACGTGCGCACCAAACCGCATCTGAACATCGGCACCATGGGCCACGTCGACCACGGCAAGACCACCCTGACCGCCGCCATCACCAAGGTGCTGGCCGAGCGCGGCACCGGCACGTTCGTGCCGTTCGACCGCATCGACCGCGCCCCGGAGGAAGCCGCCCGCGGCATCACCATCAACATCGCGCACGTCGAGTACGAGACCGACACCCGTCACTACGCGCACGTGGACATGCCCGGCCACGCCGACTACGTCAAGAACATGGTCACCGGTGCCGCGCAGCTCGACGGGGCGATCCTCGTCGTCTCCGCGGTCGACGGGATCATGCCGCAGACCGCCGAACACGTCCTGCTCGCCCGGCAGGTGGGCGTCGACCACATCGTCGTCGCCCTCAACAAGGCCGACGCGGGCGACGAGGAGCTCACCGACCTCGTGGAACTGGAGGTCCGCGAACTGCTCACCTCGCAGGGCTACGGCGGCGACGCCGTACCGGTCGTACGCGTCTCCGGACTGAAGGCGCTGGAGGGCGACCCGCGGTGGACGGCGTCCATCGAGGCGCTGCTCGACGCGGTGGACACGTATGTGCCCATGCCCGAGCGGTACCTGGACGCGCCGTTCCTGCTGCCGGTCGAGAACGTGCTCACGATCACCGGCCGGGGGACAGTGGTGACCGGTGCCGTCGAGCGCGGTGTCGTGCGCGTCGGCGACCGTGTCGAAGTGCTCGGCGCCGGGCTGGAGAGTGTCGTCACCGGCCTGGAGACCTTCGGCAAGCCCATGGACGAGGCGCAGGCCGGGGACAACGTGGCGCTGCTGCTGCGCGGGGTGCCGCGGGACGCGGTCCGGCGCGGGCACGTCGTGGCGGCGCCCGGCAGCGTGGCGCCCAGCCGTCGCTTCTCCGCGCGCGTCTACGTCCTGTCGACGCGCGAGGGCGGCCGTACGACCCCGGTGTCCACCGGCTACCGGCCGCAGTTCTACATCCGCACCGCGGACGTGGTCGGAGACGTCGATCTCGGCGAGGCGGCGGTCGCCCGGCCCGGTGACACCGTGACCATGACGGTCGAACTCGGCCGCGACGTGCCCCTGGAGCCGGGGCTCGGCTTCGCGATCCGCGAGGGCGGCCGGACGGTCGGCGCGGGCACCGTGACGGTTGTCGGCTGA
- a CDS encoding DNA alkylation repair protein, protein MTVTGGDILDVPSSTVADTVLQRLTATYGAAADPEQAVRMCAYMKDVAPFLGLTTPVRRALSRTVLEGLPRPDERDCTAIALRCRQLPEREYHYFAVDHLRRHARACSSGFLPVARHLVATLSWWDTVDALAAHVVGALVAADPALRADMDAWIVDEDLWVARTALLHQLRYKEHTDTERLFSYCLRQSGHPDFFIRKAIGWSLREYAKTDPEAVRTFLARERGRFAPLSVREALKNIAA, encoded by the coding sequence ATGACCGTCACAGGCGGGGACATCTTGGACGTGCCGTCCAGCACAGTCGCTGACACCGTACTGCAGCGGCTCACCGCCACATACGGTGCCGCCGCCGATCCGGAGCAGGCCGTGCGCATGTGCGCGTACATGAAGGACGTGGCCCCCTTCCTCGGTCTCACCACACCCGTACGCCGTGCCCTGTCCCGCACCGTCCTGGAGGGCCTGCCCCGTCCCGACGAGCGCGACTGCACCGCGATCGCCCTGCGCTGCCGGCAGTTGCCCGAGCGCGAGTACCACTACTTCGCCGTCGACCATCTGCGCCGCCACGCGCGCGCGTGCTCCTCCGGCTTCCTCCCGGTGGCCCGGCACCTCGTCGCCACCCTCTCCTGGTGGGACACCGTCGACGCTCTCGCCGCCCACGTCGTGGGCGCCCTGGTCGCGGCCGACCCGGCGCTGAGGGCGGACATGGACGCCTGGATCGTGGACGAGGACCTGTGGGTCGCCCGCACCGCCCTGCTCCACCAGCTGCGTTACAAGGAGCACACCGACACCGAACGCCTCTTCAGCTATTGCCTGCGCCAGTCCGGGCACCCCGACTTCTTCATCCGCAAGGCCATCGGCTGGAGCCTGCGCGAGTACGCCAAGACCGACCCCGAGGCCGTACGGACGTTCCTCGCACGGGAGCGGGGGCGGTTCGCCCCGCTGTCGGTGCGGGAGGCGCTGAAGAACATCGCAGCCTGA
- a CDS encoding TVP38/TMEM64 family protein, protein MLDATTRSGGTATASPRAAATECAVAVAVPAPPTLSRRCTRVLLSPWSRLSLLVLLLAAAASSVLVFEPQRLLAHGWPPQFGGAAAAVVFAVAYGLCSVAFVPRPLLNLAAGALFGSQSGTGTALAGTVLGAGIAFGLGRVLGQDALRPLVRGRLLKTADGQLSRHGFRTMMAVRLFPGVPFWAANYCAAVSRMGWLPFLLATTLGSIPNTAAYAVAGARASAPTSPAFLIAMACIALPALVAAVVAWRKRHHLRGN, encoded by the coding sequence ATGCTCGATGCCACCACCCGCTCTGGGGGCACCGCCACGGCCTCTCCCCGGGCCGCCGCAACGGAGTGCGCCGTCGCCGTAGCCGTGCCCGCACCACCGACCCTGAGCCGGCGCTGCACGCGCGTGCTGCTCTCGCCCTGGTCGCGGCTGTCCCTGCTCGTCCTCCTGCTCGCGGCCGCCGCGAGTTCCGTGCTGGTCTTCGAACCGCAGCGGCTGCTGGCGCACGGCTGGCCGCCACAGTTCGGCGGCGCCGCGGCTGCCGTGGTGTTCGCGGTGGCGTACGGACTGTGCAGCGTGGCCTTCGTGCCGCGGCCGCTGCTGAACCTCGCGGCGGGTGCGCTCTTCGGCTCCCAGTCCGGCACCGGGACGGCCCTGGCGGGCACGGTGCTCGGTGCCGGGATCGCCTTCGGTCTGGGCCGGGTGCTCGGGCAGGACGCGTTGCGGCCGCTGGTGCGGGGCCGGCTGCTGAAGACCGCGGACGGACAGCTCAGCAGGCACGGGTTCCGCACGATGATGGCGGTCCGGCTCTTCCCGGGAGTGCCGTTCTGGGCGGCGAACTACTGTGCCGCCGTCTCCCGCATGGGCTGGCTGCCGTTCCTGCTGGCGACGACGCTCGGTTCGATCCCGAACACCGCCGCGTACGCCGTCGCCGGCGCGCGCGCCTCCGCGCCGACGTCCCCCGCCTTCCTGATCGCCATGGCCTGTATCGCACTGCCGGCTCTGGTGGCGGCGGTGGTCGCCTGGCGCAAGCGGCACCACCTGCGCGGGAACTGA
- a CDS encoding PmoA family protein, with protein MSGLRVVHAHGDRITITETSTGVELLSYVYAPEAAWESPKPYIHPLRTLAGDVVTDYRPNDHRWHKGLQLTASHLSGANLWGGNSYVHGEGYLELPQRVGSMAHVAFDEVAAHDDRAVIAERLTWHPYGGELWAGEERRVEIHDVDTESGSWALTWTSVVTNRRDEPLRFGSPTTAGREMAGYTGLFWRGPRAFRDGRIIGPDGEGPGLMGEQSSWLAFSGEHDGADGHATLVFAHAPENDHLGEHGTHPAHWFVRNEPFAAVAPSWAFYDELELAPGDTLTRRYRIVVADGSWERQEIDKYLQTHP; from the coding sequence GTGAGCGGCCTGCGCGTCGTCCACGCCCACGGCGACCGGATCACGATCACCGAAACGTCCACCGGCGTGGAGCTGCTCAGCTACGTCTACGCCCCGGAGGCGGCCTGGGAGTCCCCGAAGCCGTACATCCACCCCTTGCGCACCCTGGCGGGCGACGTCGTCACCGACTACCGGCCGAACGACCACCGCTGGCACAAGGGTCTTCAGCTGACGGCCTCGCACCTGTCGGGCGCCAACCTGTGGGGCGGCAACTCCTACGTCCACGGCGAGGGCTACCTCGAACTGCCGCAGCGCGTGGGCTCGATGGCGCACGTCGCCTTCGACGAGGTGGCCGCCCACGACGACCGCGCCGTCATCGCCGAGCGGCTCACCTGGCACCCGTACGGCGGGGAGCTGTGGGCCGGCGAGGAGCGCCGTGTCGAGATCCACGACGTGGACACGGAGTCCGGATCCTGGGCGCTGACCTGGACCAGCGTCGTCACCAACCGCCGGGACGAGCCACTGCGCTTCGGCAGCCCGACCACCGCGGGGCGCGAGATGGCCGGCTACACCGGCCTGTTCTGGCGCGGCCCGCGGGCCTTTCGCGACGGCCGGATCATCGGCCCCGACGGCGAGGGTCCCGGTCTGATGGGCGAGCAGTCGTCCTGGCTCGCCTTCTCCGGCGAACACGACGGCGCCGACGGCCACGCCACTCTCGTCTTCGCCCACGCCCCCGAGAACGATCATCTGGGCGAACACGGAACCCACCCCGCGCACTGGTTCGTACGCAACGAGCCGTTCGCCGCGGTCGCCCCGTCCTGGGCGTTCTACGACGAACTGGAGCTCGCCCCCGGCGACACCCTCACCCGCCGCTACCGGATCGTGGTGGCCGACGGGTCGTGGGAGCGCCAGGAGATCGACAAGTACCTGCAGACGCATCCGTGA
- a CDS encoding Gfo/Idh/MocA family protein, whose protein sequence is MPTSETRSGTSRPPRAPLSGRRVRAAIIGIGAIGRGSHLSALSALAAEGETEVVAAVDIDATAVEEFCRETGIPHAYTDLDRMLREQRPDLVSVCTPPTLHRDQTIAALRAGAWAWCEKPPVPTLADYDAVEAEEGADGGPYASIVFQHRFGSGSRHVRRLLAEKTMGRPLVAHCQTTWYRDTAYYAVPWRGRWATEGGGPAMGHGIHQMDLLLDLLGPWSEVRAMAGRLVHDLETEDVSTALVRFESGAMATVVNSVLSPDEVSRIRIDCERATVELTHLYGHSNANWRVTPAPGVPAEEAAAWQDFGTDVPSSHTEQLRELVASMRAGERPRSSGADGRTSLELIAALYKSAFTDTTVKAGEIGPGDPFHSAMHGDAPGWAPVAPAAAGEVSA, encoded by the coding sequence ATGCCTACGTCCGAAACCCGTTCAGGGACGTCCCGGCCCCCTCGCGCCCCGCTCTCCGGCCGACGCGTCCGTGCCGCGATCATCGGCATCGGCGCCATTGGCCGGGGCTCGCACCTGTCCGCGCTGTCCGCGCTCGCCGCGGAGGGCGAGACGGAGGTCGTCGCCGCGGTCGACATCGATGCCACCGCGGTCGAGGAGTTCTGCCGGGAGACCGGGATCCCGCACGCCTACACCGATCTCGACCGGATGCTCCGAGAGCAGCGCCCCGACCTGGTCAGCGTCTGCACTCCGCCGACGCTGCACCGCGACCAGACGATCGCCGCCCTGCGTGCCGGGGCGTGGGCGTGGTGCGAGAAGCCGCCGGTGCCGACGCTCGCCGACTACGACGCGGTGGAGGCCGAGGAGGGTGCGGACGGCGGCCCGTACGCGTCCATCGTCTTCCAGCACCGCTTCGGCTCCGGCTCCCGGCATGTGCGCCGGCTGCTCGCCGAGAAGACCATGGGCCGGCCGCTCGTCGCCCACTGCCAGACCACCTGGTACCGCGACACCGCCTACTACGCCGTGCCCTGGCGCGGCCGCTGGGCGACCGAGGGCGGCGGGCCCGCCATGGGCCACGGCATCCACCAGATGGACCTCCTGCTGGACCTGCTCGGCCCGTGGAGCGAGGTGCGGGCGATGGCCGGACGGCTGGTGCACGACCTGGAGACCGAGGACGTCTCGACCGCTCTGGTCCGCTTCGAGAGCGGTGCCATGGCGACGGTCGTCAACAGTGTCCTGAGCCCCGACGAGGTCAGCCGCATCCGCATCGACTGCGAGCGCGCCACCGTCGAGCTCACCCACCTCTACGGCCACAGCAACGCGAACTGGCGTGTCACCCCGGCCCCCGGCGTGCCGGCCGAAGAGGCCGCCGCCTGGCAGGACTTCGGGACCGACGTGCCCAGCTCGCACACGGAGCAGTTGCGGGAGCTGGTCGCGAGCATGCGCGCGGGGGAGCGGCCGCGCAGCAGCGGCGCCGACGGGCGTACGAGCCTGGAGCTGATCGCCGCGCTGTACAAGTCGGCGTTCACGGACACGACGGTGAAGGCCGGCGAGATCGGCCCAGGCGACCCGTTCCACTCGGCGATGCACGGGGATGCGCCCGGCTGGGCACCCGTGGCTCCCGCAGCCGCCGGGGAAGTGTCCGCGTGA